One Sparus aurata chromosome 5, fSpaAur1.1, whole genome shotgun sequence genomic window carries:
- the LOC115581942 gene encoding glutathione hydrolase 5 proenzyme-like, producing the protein MARSKAKVYACCALMLLCVVSVIVCIIVLTRVSPVRCPGDDFSHAAVAADSERCSQIGRDMLKRGGSAVDGAIAALLCTSIMNPQSMGIGGGSIFTVMDSSGNVKIINSRETVPSNFRSDLLQSCPETDQMTAGSHWIGVPGEIRGYEKAHRMYGKLPWADLFQPTIKLAREGFPVPPVQGRYIHKYISNATQKLRELFSDQSGNLLKAGDIVKFKKLADTLEVIAEKGADEFYSGRIAQDLISDIQEAGGTLTAEDLEEYAVTVTDAWAVPLGEYQMYIPPPPAGATVLSLILNILKGYQLSPASLSGEKKTLAYHRYIEAFKFANGLKKYIRDPKFVSEELAKKFTTDSFADHIRSLIRDKTLDPEIYNIAPSVDGVGTTHLSVLAEDGSAVSVSSTINHIFGSKIFSPRTGIILNDELSDFCGRVNQISPGERPPSSMAPTVLKSPSKTLVIGSSGGSMITTGLASALMNHLWFGKSLKEAIAAPVVFVDSNNTVNFEPRFDKDVIEALLALGHKQGTAKHFFNVVNAVEKQDGCICAVSDARKLGKPAGY; encoded by the exons ATGGCGAGGTCAAAGGCGAAGGTGTACGCGTGCTGCGCGCTGATGCTGCTCTGCGTGGTGTCTGTCATCGTGTGTATCATTGTTCTCACGAGGGTGTCTCCTGTAAGGTGTCCAGGTGACGATTTCTCTCACGCAGCTGTGGCCGCAGACTCCGAGAGATGTTCACAGATCGGACG GGACATGCTAAAGAGAGGAGGCTCGGCGGTAGATGGCGCCATCGCTGCGCTGCTGTGCACCTCCATCATGAACCCGCAGAGTATGGGCATCGGAGGAGGGTCCATCTTCACCGTGATGGACAGCTCAG GTAACGTGAAGATCATCAACTCCAGAGAGACCGTGCCCAGCAACTTCAGAAGTGACCTGCTGCAGTCGTGTCCCGAAACCGACCAGATGACGGCAG GTAGTCACTGGATCGGAGTCCCAGGTGAGATCCGGGGTTATGAAAAGGCTCACAGGATGTACGGGAAGCTGCCGTGGGCCGACCTCTTCCAGCCGACCATCAAACTGGCCAGAGAAGGATTTCCTGTCCCTCCAGTCCAAGGCCGCTACATCCACAAGTATATTTCAAACGCCACCCAGAAACTACG agaGCTGTTTTCAGATCAGAGCGGGAACCTGCTGAAGGCCGGCGACATCGTGAAGTTTAAGAAGCTCGCTGACACTCTGGAGGTGATCGCAGAGAAGGGAGCGGACGAATTCTACTCTGGAAGAATAGCCCAGGATCTAATCAGCGACATACAGGAGGCAG GAGGAACACTGACGGCGGAGGACCTGGAAGAGTACGCTGTAACGGTGACGGATGCGTGGGCCGTTCCTCTGGGAGAGTACCAGATGTACATCCCCCCGCCCCCTGCAGGAGCCACCGTCCTCAGCCTCATCCTGAACATCCtgaaag GATATCAGCTGAGTCCAGCCTCTCTGAGCGGCGAGAAGAAGACTCTGGCCTACCATCGTTACATCGAAGCTTTCAAGTTTGCCAACGGGTTAAAGAAATACATCCGAGATCCAAAGTTCGTCTCAGAAGAA CTGGCCAAGAAATTCACAACGGACAGCTTCGCCGACCACATCCGGAGTCTGATCAGAGACAAGACGCTCGACCCCGAGATTTACAACATCGCCCCGTCTGTGGACGGGGTCGGCACCACACACTTGTCGGTGCTGGCGGAGGACGGATCCGCTGTGTCTGTCAGCAGCACCATCAACCACAT ATTCGGCTCAAAGATCTTCTCTCCCAGAACCGGAATCATCCTGAACGACGAGCTGTCGGACTTCTGCGGACGAGTCAATCAGATATCCCCCG ggGAGAGGCCTCCCTCCTCCATGGCCCCCACTGTGCTCAAATCCCCGTCGAAGACGCTGGTGATTGGATCGTCTGGCGGGAGCATGATCACGACCGGGCTGGCCTCG GCGCTCATGAACCACCTCTGGTTTGGAAAGAGCCTGAAGGAGGCGATCGCTGCTCCCGTTGTGTTTGTCGACTCGAATAACACAGTGAACTTTGAACCCAGATTTGATAAG gaTGTGATCGAGGCTCTGCTGGCTCTGGGACACAAACAGGGAACTGCTAAACATTTCTTCAACGTGGTCAACGCCGTGGAGAAGCAGGACGGCTGCATCTGCGCCGTGTCGGACGCCAGGAAGCTGGGCAAGCCCGCCGGCTACTGA